Proteins from a genomic interval of Amycolatopsis sp. cg13:
- a CDS encoding toluene-4-monooxygenase system B family protein, translating into MATIPLAVHFDGDFVLKLLPADSEHTMDELAAAAAENSVGIHVPDQPGRTLRVRRQGDAQPFERASTVAAAGLGPTECVEVYFE; encoded by the coding sequence ATGGCCACCATTCCGCTCGCCGTGCACTTCGACGGCGACTTCGTGCTCAAACTGCTCCCCGCGGACAGCGAGCACACGATGGACGAACTCGCCGCCGCGGCGGCCGAGAACTCGGTCGGCATCCACGTGCCCGACCAGCCCGGCCGAACGCTCCGCGTGCGCCGCCAGGGCGACGCGCAGCCGTTCGAGCGGGCCAGCACCGTCGCGGCGGCCGGTCTCGGGCCGACCGAATGCGTCGAAGTCTATTTCGAGTGA
- a CDS encoding MmoB/DmpM family protein produces the protein MSTAEPIADPVGPVLQVGEVARAVADAAVTDNPGCRVDIRDRGSYVRVEVEGGECVLRRETIAEELGRPFKMSELELIMPSFVGRIETGGDVFRFYLGTSARKEASS, from the coding sequence ATGAGCACCGCTGAACCCATCGCCGACCCGGTCGGCCCGGTCCTGCAGGTCGGCGAGGTGGCGCGCGCCGTCGCCGACGCCGCTGTGACCGACAACCCGGGCTGCCGGGTCGACATCCGCGACCGCGGTTCCTACGTGCGGGTCGAGGTCGAGGGCGGCGAATGCGTCCTGCGCCGCGAGACCATCGCCGAGGAGCTCGGCCGCCCGTTCAAGATGTCCGAGCTGGAGCTGATCATGCCCTCGTTCGTCGGGCGGATCGAGACCGGCGGCGACGTCTTCCGCTTCTACCTGGGCACTTCCGCCCGCAAGGAGGCCAGCTCGTGA
- a CDS encoding YHS domain-containing protein, giving the protein MALLDRAQWYDIARDTRWTPRYVTEAELFPPELSGGEGLPDEVWATYDEPYKVSYREYVDIQRQKDAGAYSVKAALERADLYNKADPGWISILKEHYAAVALVEYGASFQESRFVRWSKAPGMRNMATFGMLDEIRHGQIQLYFPHEYVNKDRQFEWSHAAMFTDNWVTLGARHFFDDVMMTRDAVSTSIFANFSFETGFTNLQFIGLSGDAAKAGDFTFSKLIQSIQSDEARHAQLGTPLLQMLIENGQKDVAQKKIDIAFWRSYRLFTILSGIPMDYYVPLDVREASFKEFMEEWIVTQFMRSLEDLGLSKPWYWDIFLRDISEHHHGQHLGTYSWRPTLWWDPAAGVSPEERDWLEEKYPGWNGTFGKVWDVLIDNFANDRPEKTVPGTLPIICNVSQLPIVGTPSQTLRDISLVHEGRRYHFASEVDKWIFEDDPERYRHHKNLVDRFLGGEIQPADLGGVLEYMGLGSVGPGGDDAHGFAWVDTYRKQLVKAG; this is encoded by the coding sequence ATGGCTCTGCTGGACCGAGCACAGTGGTACGACATCGCCCGCGATACTCGATGGACTCCGCGTTACGTCACCGAAGCGGAGTTGTTCCCGCCGGAGTTGTCCGGCGGCGAGGGGTTGCCTGACGAGGTCTGGGCTACTTATGACGAACCGTACAAGGTGAGTTATCGCGAATACGTCGACATTCAGCGGCAGAAGGACGCCGGGGCGTATTCGGTCAAGGCCGCGTTGGAGCGCGCGGATCTCTACAATAAAGCCGATCCGGGCTGGATTTCCATTCTCAAGGAGCACTACGCGGCGGTCGCGCTCGTCGAGTACGGCGCGTCGTTCCAGGAGTCTCGCTTCGTGCGCTGGTCGAAGGCTCCCGGCATGCGGAACATGGCTACCTTCGGGATGCTGGACGAGATCCGGCACGGCCAGATCCAGTTGTACTTCCCGCACGAGTACGTGAACAAGGACCGCCAGTTCGAGTGGTCGCACGCGGCGATGTTCACCGACAATTGGGTCACGCTCGGCGCGCGGCACTTCTTCGACGACGTGATGATGACCCGCGACGCCGTGTCGACCTCGATTTTCGCGAACTTCTCCTTCGAGACCGGCTTCACGAACCTGCAGTTCATCGGCCTTTCCGGCGACGCCGCGAAGGCAGGCGACTTCACGTTCTCCAAGCTGATCCAGAGCATCCAGTCCGACGAGGCCCGGCACGCGCAGCTCGGCACGCCGCTGCTGCAAATGCTGATCGAGAACGGCCAGAAGGACGTGGCGCAGAAGAAGATCGACATCGCGTTCTGGCGCTCGTACCGGCTGTTCACCATTCTGTCCGGAATTCCGATGGACTACTACGTCCCGCTGGACGTCCGTGAAGCGTCCTTCAAGGAATTCATGGAGGAGTGGATCGTCACTCAGTTCATGCGCTCGCTGGAGGACCTCGGCCTCTCCAAGCCGTGGTATTGGGACATTTTCCTGCGCGACATCTCCGAGCACCACCACGGCCAGCACCTCGGCACCTACTCGTGGCGGCCGACGCTGTGGTGGGACCCGGCGGCGGGCGTCAGCCCGGAGGAGCGCGACTGGCTGGAGGAGAAGTACCCCGGCTGGAACGGCACCTTCGGCAAGGTGTGGGACGTCCTGATCGACAACTTCGCCAACGACCGTCCGGAAAAGACGGTGCCGGGCACGCTGCCGATCATCTGCAACGTCTCCCAGCTGCCGATCGTCGGCACGCCTTCCCAGACGCTGCGCGACATTTCGCTGGTCCACGAAGGACGGCGCTACCACTTCGCGTCCGAAGTGGACAAGTGGATCTTCGAGGACGACCCGGAGCGCTACCGGCACCACAAGAACCTGGTCGACCGGTTCCTCGGCGGCGAGATCCAGCCAGCGGACCTCGGCGGCGTCCTGGAGTACATGGGCCTCGGCTCGGTCGGTCCCGGCGGCGACGACGCGCACGGCTTCGCCTGGGTCGACACCTACCGCAAGCAGCTCGTCAAGGCCGGCTGA